TGATCGCACGTCGCGGCAGCGGCCCACGCGAGTCGTTCACGATCCGCAAGGTCTCCTTCAACGGCATCGGCGTCGAGCGGATCTTCCCGCTGCACGCGCCGATCATCGACAAGATCGAGGTCGTCCGTCACGGCAAGGTGCGGCGCGCCAAGCTGTACTACCTGCGGGACCGGGTCGGCAAGAAGGCCAAGATCAAGGAGAAGCGCACCAGCTGACGACCGCGCTGCCTGCGCGTCAGCCCACCGCCGTGAACGGCCTGGAGACGACCACCGACGACTCGACGGACAGTCGAGCCGACGCCGACCCGCAGCCTGAATCGGCGGCAGCAGGCCGCAGGCCGGGCTTGGCCCTTACTCGCTTCTTCGCGGAGCTGCCCGGCCTGATCATCGTGGCGCTGGTCCTCGCCTTCCTGCTGAAGACCTTCGTCATCCAGGCGTTCTACATCCCGTCCGCGTCGATGGAGCCGACGCTCCAGGTCGGCGATCGGGTGTTGGTCACCAAGCTGGCCTACCTCTATCGCGAGCCAGAGCGCGGCGAGATCGTGGTGTTCCGTGAGGAGGAGGTGGGTCCGACGACGCAGGGCAACATCGTCGGAGACACGGTTCGGTCCTTCGCCTCCGGCCTTGGCCTGATCCAGCCCCTCGAGCGGGACTTCATCAAGCGGATCATCGGCTTGCCCGGTGACGAGGTGGAGATGCGCGGCGGGGTCGTGCTGATCAATGGCGACCCGCTGCCCGAGTCGCTCATGAGCGACGGCGGCTACCTGGCCGAGCGGGACCTCAACGACTTCGGACCCGTCACCGTGGAGGCTGACCACTACTTCGTCATGGGGGACAACCGGCCCAACTCCTCCGACAGTCGGTTCTCGCTGGGCCAGATCGATGCCGACCAGCTGCTCGGCCGGGCCTTCGTGACGATCTGGCCGATCGACGGCGCCGGGTCCCTGCCGATAGCCGAGTACGAGGAGTAGACCAATGGGATTCAACGCCACACGCCGCTACCGGGACTCCAAGTTCAAGGACATCGGCATCCTGATCAGCGCCATCCTCATCATCGGGGGACTGGTGGCCTGGGCGGCCGGCGTCTTCTAGATCGCGACGGCCCGACGGCGTCCGCGGGGTTGTCCACAGACCGGCTGAGATTCCTCTCGGGGCACGTGGACTGATGCCTACCGTCCTTCGGTATGCATCGACGCCAACAACTCGGTGCGGCTGGTGAAGCCCGCGCAGCCGCCTACCTGACCCAGCAGGGGTACCGGATCCTCCACCGCAACTGGCGGCCGGACCTGCGGGAGGTCCGCGGCGAACTCGACATCGTCGCCCGGGAGGCGGACGGGACCGTCGTCGTGGAGGTCCGGACTCGATCCACCCTGCGGGCAGGGACCGCGCTCGAATCGGTCGACCGGCGCAAGCGCCGGCGGCTGCGGCTGCTCTGCGCCGCGTACCAGTACGAGACGGGCACTCGAGGACCCCTACGCGGTGACGTCATCACGATCTACGCGCCACTCAGCGTGGCCGACGCCAGCACCGAGCTGCGGCACCTGCGGGGCGTCTGGTGAGGGTCGGCATCGCCTGGACCGTGGCCCTCGAGGGGCTGATGCCGCGCCCGGTCCGAGTTGAGGCCCGTGTCACCCACGGGCTCCCGGGCTTCACCGTGATCGGCGGTCCCTCGGGTGACACCGGCGAGCGGGTCAGGGCGGCCCTGGCCGCGGTTGGCCACGGGGTCGGCCAGGTCAAGGTCCTGGTCAACCTGGCCCCGGCCGACGTCCGCAAGCGAGGAGCCCGCTTCGATCTGCCGATCGCCGTGGCCGTGCTGCGGTCGCTCGCGGTCATCGACGAGGGTGAGGACACCCTGATCGGCGAGCTGTCCTTGGCCGGCGAGGTGCGTGGCGTCTCGGGGGTCCTGCCGAGCCTCCTGCCGGACGGCGCGCTCGGCGGACGAGCGGCTGCGACCTCGCCCCCGACCCCGCGCGGCGTCGGCAGTGACGCCGTCGTCGTACCGTGGGCCAACCGTCACGAGGCCCGGTTGGCGGGCGACCGCGTCGTGGTGGGGATCCGCACGCTGCGGGACTACGTGGACATCGCCACTGGAACGACCAGGCCCGAGCGGATCACGCTGCCGGAGGGTCTGCCCGAGCCGGCCGAGGTTCCCGACCTGGCCGATGTCGCCGGTCAACCCGAGGCACGGCGAGCACTGGAGGTGGCGGCATCAGGTGGTCACCATCTCCTCATGATCGGGCCGCCCGGCGCCGGCAAGTCG
This Euzebya tangerina DNA region includes the following protein-coding sequences:
- the rplS gene encoding 50S ribosomal protein L19 is translated as MNPTDLVDVETVRDDIPDFSPGDTLKVHVRVTEGERTRIQIFEGDVIARRGSGPRESFTIRKVSFNGIGVERIFPLHAPIIDKIEVVRHGKVRRAKLYYLRDRVGKKAKIKEKRTS
- the lepB gene encoding signal peptidase I, with protein sequence MNGLETTTDDSTDSRADADPQPESAAAGRRPGLALTRFFAELPGLIIVALVLAFLLKTFVIQAFYIPSASMEPTLQVGDRVLVTKLAYLYREPERGEIVVFREEEVGPTTQGNIVGDTVRSFASGLGLIQPLERDFIKRIIGLPGDEVEMRGGVVLINGDPLPESLMSDGGYLAERDLNDFGPVTVEADHYFVMGDNRPNSSDSRFSLGQIDADQLLGRAFVTIWPIDGAGSLPIAEYEE
- a CDS encoding YraN family protein; this translates as MHRRQQLGAAGEARAAAYLTQQGYRILHRNWRPDLREVRGELDIVAREADGTVVVEVRTRSTLRAGTALESVDRRKRRRLRLLCAAYQYETGTRGPLRGDVITIYAPLSVADASTELRHLRGVW